The Chloroflexota bacterium genome has a segment encoding these proteins:
- a CDS encoding LCP family protein, whose protein sequence is APGPQLMDGATALKYARTRHADSDFGRMGRQQQVLLAMRDRVLRQNLLTRLPALVDQGLRAVQTDISPAELLSLGKLASQMDTSALTSLEIQYPLVRDFRGYDGAALLLPDKDAIRATIARTLEQASATPTPATAPAILSQSSESAEAPPASP, encoded by the coding sequence TGCTCCGGGTCCGCAGCTCATGGATGGCGCGACGGCCCTCAAATACGCGCGGACTCGGCACGCCGACAGCGACTTCGGCCGCATGGGGCGCCAGCAGCAGGTCCTGCTCGCCATGCGCGACCGCGTGCTGCGCCAGAACCTGCTCACACGGCTTCCGGCGCTGGTGGATCAGGGTCTCCGCGCTGTGCAGACGGACATCTCGCCGGCCGAGCTGCTGAGCCTGGGGAAACTCGCCAGCCAGATGGACACCAGCGCGCTGACGTCACTCGAGATCCAGTACCCGCTGGTCCGCGACTTTCGCGGCTACGACGGCGCAGCACTCCTGCTCCCGGACAAGGACGCGATCCGCGCGACCATCGCGCGGACGCTGGAGCAAGCGTCGGCGACGCCTACGCCGGCCACTGCGCCAGCCATCCTGTCGCAATCCAGCGAGAGCGCGGAAGCGCCTCCGGCGAGTCCCTAG
- a CDS encoding xanthine dehydrogenase family protein molybdopterin-binding subunit, which yields MAAAVPFTVVGKAIPRVEGPDKVVGRATYSADVTPRDVLWARNVRSPYPHARIVAIKKDRALAVPGVRAVLTAADFPNRLIGRRLKDNPVLCGDRVRFVGDKVAVVVADAPDAAEEGALRVDVEYQELPAVFDPVAAMEPGAPLVHPDVRSYVGFDAEIPAGIPNVCAYQVWGRGDPADGFREADVVVENTFRTHLSHQGYLEPSSFVVAITNRADGRGDRVEVWATNKVPFNLRSELATIIDRPEDDILIHPVTVGADFGSKGAPGDIATAYYLARQLGRPVKFVNSANEDLTATSPRHPSVVTLRSGARRDGTIVAWDARVIFNSGAYGAFKPSANGMLGGAARAAGVYQIPNFRIEAYCIYTNQVPCGYMRAPGSPQVLYAVEAQIDLLARELGMDPVELRERNLPRRTHDGREDVSRQVLREAALAIDWDRRTSSRRSADGTRLVGRGVSIVMRQTGVGEGSSDVTVNPDGTITAVTAMPDNGTGGLTVVAQVVAESFGVPMSRVRLVRGSTDALPVDVGAGASRMTNVAGHAAIDACEQVKAQLTPLAAQALGAAEADWVRAGASGTGQGGWRAPNGRFLSLEDLATEMVRPGDPAAHAQVTITTPRSPDVGYCTQAAEVEVDPETGEVRVCKMASVQDVGTIINAIGHQGQIEGAIVQGMGYAMMEELATDQGRITTGNFGDYKVPTMRDLPELTTVNIRTTGPGPFESKAIGEIPIMPTAGALANAVADAIGAPITELPITPERVLNALERVNA from the coding sequence ATGGCCGCGGCTGTGCCCTTTACCGTCGTTGGGAAGGCGATCCCTCGCGTCGAGGGACCGGACAAAGTGGTCGGCCGGGCGACCTACTCCGCCGATGTGACGCCGCGGGACGTCCTGTGGGCGCGGAACGTTCGCAGCCCATATCCCCACGCTCGGATCGTCGCAATCAAGAAAGACCGCGCGCTCGCGGTACCCGGCGTCCGCGCCGTCCTGACTGCGGCGGACTTCCCCAACCGACTCATCGGGCGCCGCCTCAAGGACAACCCCGTCCTATGCGGAGACCGCGTCCGATTCGTGGGAGACAAGGTCGCCGTGGTGGTGGCCGACGCGCCGGATGCGGCGGAGGAGGGCGCGCTTCGCGTCGATGTGGAGTATCAGGAGCTGCCGGCCGTATTCGATCCCGTGGCCGCCATGGAGCCGGGCGCGCCCCTCGTGCATCCAGACGTCCGATCGTACGTCGGGTTCGACGCGGAGATTCCGGCGGGGATACCGAACGTGTGCGCCTACCAGGTGTGGGGCCGAGGCGATCCCGCCGATGGATTCCGGGAGGCGGACGTCGTGGTCGAGAACACCTTTCGTACGCACCTCTCCCACCAGGGCTACCTCGAGCCCTCATCCTTTGTGGTCGCGATCACCAATCGTGCCGACGGGCGCGGCGATCGAGTTGAAGTCTGGGCCACGAACAAGGTGCCCTTCAATCTGAGGAGCGAGCTGGCGACCATCATCGACCGGCCGGAGGACGACATTCTGATCCATCCGGTCACCGTTGGAGCCGACTTCGGCTCCAAAGGGGCTCCGGGAGACATTGCGACCGCGTACTATCTGGCGCGGCAGCTCGGCCGTCCGGTCAAGTTCGTCAACTCAGCCAACGAGGATCTGACTGCGACGTCGCCTCGACATCCATCGGTCGTCACCCTTCGGTCCGGCGCGCGACGCGACGGGACGATCGTCGCCTGGGACGCGAGAGTCATCTTCAACAGTGGAGCGTATGGCGCCTTCAAGCCATCGGCAAACGGCATGCTGGGCGGGGCGGCGCGAGCCGCGGGCGTCTATCAGATCCCGAATTTCCGCATCGAGGCGTACTGCATCTACACGAATCAGGTTCCCTGTGGATACATGCGCGCACCGGGTTCGCCGCAGGTCCTCTACGCCGTTGAGGCGCAGATCGACTTGCTCGCGCGCGAGCTGGGCATGGACCCGGTGGAGCTGCGCGAGCGGAACCTCCCCCGGCGGACGCACGATGGGCGTGAAGACGTCTCGCGTCAGGTCCTCCGGGAGGCGGCGCTCGCCATCGACTGGGATCGTCGGACATCGTCACGGCGGAGCGCCGATGGAACACGCTTGGTTGGACGCGGGGTCAGCATCGTCATGCGGCAGACTGGCGTGGGGGAAGGCTCGTCCGATGTAACGGTGAATCCCGACGGCACGATCACGGCGGTGACGGCGATGCCCGACAACGGGACCGGCGGCCTGACGGTAGTGGCGCAGGTCGTCGCGGAGAGCTTCGGCGTCCCGATGAGCCGGGTGCGGCTAGTTCGAGGCAGCACCGACGCCCTCCCCGTCGACGTGGGCGCGGGCGCGAGCCGGATGACGAACGTAGCCGGCCACGCCGCCATCGACGCGTGCGAGCAGGTGAAGGCGCAGCTTACGCCGCTGGCAGCGCAGGCGCTCGGAGCGGCGGAGGCCGACTGGGTACGCGCCGGCGCCAGCGGCACGGGACAGGGTGGATGGCGAGCCCCGAACGGGCGCTTCCTGTCGCTCGAAGACCTGGCGACCGAGATGGTCCGGCCGGGCGATCCCGCCGCGCACGCCCAGGTAACCATTACGACCCCCCGCAGCCCCGACGTCGGCTACTGCACCCAGGCGGCGGAAGTGGAGGTCGACCCAGAAACCGGCGAGGTTCGCGTCTGTAAGATGGCGAGCGTGCAGGACGTGGGAACGATTATCAACGCTATCGGCCATCAGGGGCAGATCGAAGGCGCCATTGTCCAGGGCATGGGCTACGCCATGATGGAGGAGCTGGCAACGGACCAGGGGCGCATCACGACGGGCAACTTCGGGGACTACAAGGTTCCAACGATGCGCGACCTGCCAGAGCTCACGACCGTCAACATTCGGACGACGGGGCCCGGGCCCTTCGAATCCAAAGCGATCGGCGAGATCCCGATCATGCCGACCGCGGGCGCCCTGGCCAACGCGGTCGCCGACGCCATCGGCGCCCCGATCACCGAGCTGCCCATCACCCCCGAACGCGTCCTCAATGCGCTGGAGCGGGTGAACGCCTAG
- a CDS encoding VIT1/CCC1 transporter family protein → MGTPVPIDPHTARRLILDELFDLSLYTSLRPQTTGALAQTLAALMQTETKHRDVWQELFGVRIERLDWTRKVKLWVLLVTCRLFGDAAVYLVLEAIEVRGIAKYLSLWERYRETALEGPIRSVLQDEFQHEDAIVSETSGNRVRPERVGNVLLGFNDGLVEMVGAMSGFFAAFGSTALVLPAAASVAVAGGFSMAAGAYSAASSEAEVGGTELRKQHFLGNVEGRAATPERPVSAARLVGLGYVAGALVPILPVVFGANSIWASVVAAAIAVVLVSGLLSFVAGMALKRRTATNLLLTGASVAITYSIGLLMKIVWGVSV, encoded by the coding sequence ATGGGGACGCCGGTCCCAATCGATCCGCACACAGCCAGGCGGCTCATACTCGACGAGCTGTTCGATCTGTCGCTCTACACGTCGCTCAGGCCCCAGACGACCGGCGCCCTAGCGCAGACGCTCGCAGCACTGATGCAGACCGAAACGAAGCACCGAGATGTGTGGCAAGAGCTGTTCGGCGTTCGCATCGAGCGCCTGGACTGGACGCGGAAGGTCAAGCTGTGGGTTCTGTTGGTGACCTGCCGCCTGTTCGGTGACGCTGCCGTGTACCTCGTTCTGGAAGCCATTGAGGTCCGTGGAATCGCGAAATATCTGAGCCTGTGGGAGCGCTATCGGGAAACGGCGCTCGAAGGACCGATCCGCTCCGTGCTCCAGGATGAGTTCCAGCACGAAGACGCGATTGTCTCGGAAACCTCAGGGAATCGGGTCAGGCCGGAGCGGGTGGGCAACGTGCTGCTGGGGTTCAACGACGGGTTGGTGGAGATGGTCGGCGCGATGAGCGGATTCTTCGCCGCCTTCGGGAGCACGGCTCTAGTGCTGCCCGCAGCGGCAAGCGTCGCGGTGGCCGGGGGTTTCTCGATGGCGGCTGGTGCCTATTCTGCTGCCAGTTCTGAGGCCGAAGTTGGTGGCACCGAGCTCCGCAAACAGCACTTCCTGGGCAACGTTGAAGGAAGAGCCGCGACTCCTGAACGACCGGTCAGCGCTGCCAGGCTGGTTGGTCTCGGGTATGTCGCCGGGGCGCTCGTGCCCATCCTGCCCGTTGTGTTCGGCGCAAACTCGATCTGGGCGTCGGTCGTCGCAGCCGCGATCGCGGTCGTGCTGGTTTCGGGCTTGCTGTCATTTGTTGCGGGGATGGCGCTCAAACGACGCACCGCGACCAACCTCTTACTCACCGGGGCAAGCGTGGCGATCACGTACAGTATCGGCCTTCTCATGAAGATCGTCTGGGGCGTTTCGGTCTAG